Genomic DNA from Thermodesulfobacteriota bacterium:
GGCGCTGCTCCGGACCGCCACATCCGTGTCCTCCCCATATTCCTTGCACAACTTCCGGTAGGCCTTGACGATCTCCTCCACGATCCTTCGTGGGAATTCGAGGCTGTAGATGAGCCTGCGGACCTTGCTTCCCCTCTCGGCGAGGTTCTCCATGTCCTCCACATTGAGGTCGGAGAGGATATCCTGGATGTTTTCCCTCACCCCGGGCTTCTTCATCACATACTGCCATTCTTGAACCGTCCCCTCGGTCAGAAAGTCGTGATAGGCATGGACCGTCACGGCAAACCCATTGGGGATATTGACCCCGAGTTTGCTCAACTCCCGCCTCATCTCGCCCAGGGAGGCGTTCTTACCGCCCACCAGGGGAAGGTCCTCCATTCCGATCTCGTCGAACCAGACGACATAGGGTCGGTCTCCCATGGTCAACTCCTTCCGGTCTGATGTGATTCTCTATTGATCTTATTCTCTGCTGACCAGGTGTGGCCTTCTTCATTGGCCAGCCGAGGCAGGATATGGTTCAATCTATCTAACCCCCCCTCCCTTTGTCAAGATGTTTGGAGGACGCCCTTGGGTCGGCATGGAGGCCCCCTTCCGATCCTCCGGGGGAGGTCGGAAGGGAGAGAAGGTAGATCGTGACACCCAAGGCGATGGCCAGTAAAAGGACCTTGACCAGAAGCGGATGGGGGAGGACCAGGAGGGAGACGAGGACCGTCGTCCAGAGCATGCCGATGGATAACCCCTTGGCCCTCCTCGGGATTCCCCTCCCTTCTCGGTAATCACGGATATACTTCCCAAACCACCGATGGTTCAGAAGCCAATGGTAAGTCCGGTCTGAACTCCTCGCATAACAGGCGGCTGCCAGGAGAAAGAAAGGGGTGGTGGGCAGAACAGGGATAAAAATCCCGACGATTCCGAGGCCGACGAAGAACGTACCCAACCCCACCAAGAATGGCCTGACCCACGGAAGGCGTCGGGGCCGGTCTTGTCCGATTGGTTCCATGTCGGTCACCCTTTTTAAAAAAGGCTAATCAATTTTTTGGCAAAAGGCAACAGGAAGGGTCGGGCGGATTGAAAATATCTCGAAGAGGTCATAGAATGAGGATCGATGCATCTGCCCATCGCCCTCCTCGAGCGGAAGAAGATCCAGCGAATCATCTTTTCGGTTCGGTCCTCAGAGCCCCAGAAGATCTCCCTTCTCATGGAAAAGGCCTATGAGAGAGGAGGCTGGTGTTTCCATCTCCCCACCCCCCTCCATCTCCGATCCTTCGTCGCCCTGAGGGAATCCACCGGCGACGATTTTTTGATGGGCTTCGGTCAGATCGGGGCCGAATCGGGCGTCTCGCTGACGGGGAAACCTCTCACCCACTTTGCCTCGCGGATGGTTGCCACCATCGCCAAAAGCCTGGCCCCCCCTTCTTTGGTCAGAAAGTTTCCCCTCGAAAAGAACGGCGCCGAGGTCTTAACCCCGAAGGAGGTCGACCGGATGAGGTTCGATCCCTCCCTTTTCGACCAAGCCCTCCACCCCTTTCTCAGGCAAGAGATCCCGTTTCTCCTGATCGGAGGCCCATACGGAGATTGGCTTTTGGGCTTGGGAAGGATCGATCTTTTGAGATCGATGGTCTCGGCGATTCGAGAAAAAGGGAAGACCCCGATTTACCAGGGAGAATGGGCCCCCTTTGCCCTCCCAAAGGCCAAACCCCTCGACGTGGCCGCCTTTGCGATCCCGATTCACAAGGACGAGGGGAGGCTCCCTTTCGAGGAGACCTGCAAATTGATCAAAAAGTTCGAAAGGCCTGTCCTCGGCCTCCGTCCCTTTTCCAGCCCTCCGATAGGAAGAAGGGCAGAGGGCCCCTTCAGCCTTCTCCTCAAGGAGTTGAAAGTCTATTCGCTGATGGTGGAGGTCGCTTCGGAGCGAGATCTCGATCTTCTCTTCCGTTGGGCAGAAAAGGTCCCCTCCCTCATCCCGTTCCGAAGGACATGATGGCACCGGCCACCAGAGGGATGGTGAGATTGTCATCGAAGGGAAGGGGAAGCATCTCGACCAGGGTCGATCCGAGGGCGGCCAGGCTCCCCGAGAGCCGGTCGAGTCCGGGATAGAGCCAGACGATCAGGAGGGAGGAGAGCAAAAAAGCAATGCTTCCTTCCAGGGTCTTCCCCCAAAGGAAGACCCGGCCGAATCCTTTTCCCACGAAGGCGGCGGCCGTATCCGAAAGGATGAGGATCAACAGACTGGCGATGGCAACCGGTTTGGAAAAGAGGAGGATCGTCAGGAGGGAGGCAAAGAGGAAATAGGTCGAACCCATGAGCGTGAATTCCTCCTTCTCCCGCAGCACCCTCCGCACAAAGTATCTTCGAAACAGGCCGGCCAGACCCGGATGGATCAGGCGTAGGAGATCGACGAGGAGATAGAGGAGAAAGAACGGGACGAGAACGGAGAGAACCAACTTTTCGGAGGTGAAGGCATAACCCACGGGGATGACCAGTGTCCCCAGATGGACCATCTTTCGCTTAAACTCCAGGGCGGGTACCATTTCGTATCATCCTCCCGCTCGTCGCTTCCCCTCCCCAATCGCCCTCCTCAACCTCCCCAGCTCCTCGGAGGTCAGCAACCGATACTGACCGGGGGAGAGATCTCCGAGTTGGATCGGGCCGAAGGCCACCCGCTTAAGCTTCAGGACGGGGTGTCCGATCGCCAAAAACATCCTTTTGATGAGGTGATTCCTTCCTTCCGTGACCACCGATTCGATCCAGCAGTGCTTCTCGGTCTTTCGAAGGACCCGGACGGAGAGGGCCTTTGCCGGGCCATCCTCGAGGTGGAGGCCACGCCGAAGACGGATCAAGTCCCTCTCCTTGGGTATGCCCTCCACCTTGGCCCAATAAGTCCTCGGGATCGAAAAACGAGGGTGCGAAAGGCGGTAAAAGAGTTCTCCGTCGTTGGTCATCAAGAGAACCCCCTCGGCATCGAAATCGAGCCGGCCCAGGGGATAGACCCTCCACCTCACCCCCTTCATCAGATCCATGACCGTGGGTCTCCCCACGGGGTCTCTCACCGTGGAGAGGTAACCCTTCGGTTTGTAGAGGAGAAAGGTCACTTTGGGCTCCGGGGCAGGTAACCGCTTTCCATCGACCTTGATATGGTCCTTGAGGGGATCGACCTTGAATCCCAATTGTTCGACGACCTTTCCGTTGACGGTGACCCTCCCTTCGAGGATCATCTGTTCGGCTTCCCGTCTCGAAGCCACTCCCGCGCGGGCGATCACCTTCTGGATCCTCTCCAATCCCATAGGACCTCTTAATCCTGTGCTGGAAAAGGGGGACCTCCCCCCTCCTCCAATGGGGCCTCAGGCTCAGGGGGCGGTTCGATCTCCTTCAGGGTGGGCAGGTCCGAAAGGCTGTTGAGGCCGAAGAG
This window encodes:
- a CDS encoding YbaN family protein, with the translated sequence MEPIGQDRPRRLPWVRPFLVGLGTFFVGLGIVGIFIPVLPTTPFFLLAAACYARSSDRTYHWLLNHRWFGKYIRDYREGRGIPRRAKGLSIGMLWTTVLVSLLVLPHPLLVKVLLLAIALGVTIYLLSLPTSPGGSEGGLHADPRASSKHLDKGRGG
- a CDS encoding phosphatidate cytidylyltransferase, with the translated sequence MVPALEFKRKMVHLGTLVIPVGYAFTSEKLVLSVLVPFFLLYLLVDLLRLIHPGLAGLFRRYFVRRVLREKEEFTLMGSTYFLFASLLTILLFSKPVAIASLLILILSDTAAAFVGKGFGRVFLWGKTLEGSIAFLLSSLLIVWLYPGLDRLSGSLAALGSTLVEMLPLPFDDNLTIPLVAGAIMSFGTG
- a CDS encoding rRNA pseudouridine synthase, producing MGLERIQKVIARAGVASRREAEQMILEGRVTVNGKVVEQLGFKVDPLKDHIKVDGKRLPAPEPKVTFLLYKPKGYLSTVRDPVGRPTVMDLMKGVRWRVYPLGRLDFDAEGVLLMTNDGELFYRLSHPRFSIPRTYWAKVEGIPKERDLIRLRRGLHLEDGPAKALSVRVLRKTEKHCWIESVVTEGRNHLIKRMFLAIGHPVLKLKRVAFGPIQLGDLSPGQYRLLTSEELGRLRRAIGEGKRRAGG